A genome region from Candidatus Zixiibacteriota bacterium includes the following:
- a CDS encoding leucyl aminopeptidase translates to MKIELKLGKAEELKSEALALGLFEAQGLSKEAKLLDKRLDGAISLLLKNGDFSGKSNQTAVLYPKGFEFRRVILIGLGKKEEFSLDRIRQAAGTAYKKAKKLKIKNYVSFLHGKGQKGIDFQASAQAVTEGTLLSSYHLDQYKTEGKEDLFEVESMTIWDEDRTKKSAIEKGIKTGEIDSWGTNLARDMVNHPSNFMTPTKMAEIALNLSKEYKFRCEVLSLPDLEKLKMGALMAVAQGSKQPAKFIIMEHMPEKKRRGTVVLVGKAITFDSGGISIKPSEGMWEMKGDMAGGAAVIATMASAAREGIPVHLVGLVPATENLPSGTAYKPGDIIRSYSGKTIEIMSTDAEGRLILADALGYAQKYEPKALLDIATLTGACVIALGNVVAGLMGNDQQLLNKVKKAGEKTGERVWELPLYKEYDDQIKSDLADMKNSGGRPAGTITAAAFLRKFVGKAPWAHLDIAGMDWEEKGKPYIPKGPMGFGVRLFLQFLREWDRR, encoded by the coding sequence ATGAAAATCGAGCTTAAACTGGGCAAAGCTGAGGAGCTAAAATCTGAGGCTTTAGCTTTGGGGCTATTTGAAGCACAAGGGCTTTCAAAAGAGGCGAAACTTTTAGACAAAAGATTAGATGGGGCGATCTCCCTACTTCTCAAAAATGGTGATTTTTCCGGGAAATCAAATCAGACTGCGGTTTTGTATCCGAAGGGGTTTGAGTTCAGAAGAGTTATTCTTATCGGGCTTGGAAAGAAAGAGGAGTTCAGCTTAGACCGGATCAGACAGGCTGCCGGGACAGCTTATAAGAAGGCTAAAAAGCTTAAGATCAAAAACTATGTCAGTTTTCTTCACGGGAAAGGGCAAAAGGGAATAGATTTTCAAGCATCTGCCCAGGCTGTGACCGAAGGGACTCTGCTCTCATCCTATCATCTGGACCAGTACAAAACCGAGGGGAAAGAAGATCTTTTTGAGGTCGAGAGCATGACTATCTGGGATGAGGATAGAACCAAGAAATCGGCTATTGAAAAAGGGATAAAGACTGGCGAGATAGATTCCTGGGGGACAAATCTGGCCAGGGATATGGTTAACCATCCCAGCAATTTTATGACCCCTACCAAGATGGCTGAGATAGCTCTGAACCTTTCTAAAGAATATAAGTTTAGATGTGAGGTTCTTTCTCTGCCCGATTTAGAGAAACTGAAGATGGGTGCGCTTATGGCAGTTGCCCAGGGGAGCAAACAGCCGGCTAAATTCATCATAATGGAACATATGCCGGAGAAGAAAAGAAGAGGGACAGTGGTGCTGGTTGGCAAGGCGATAACCTTCGATTCTGGGGGAATCTCGATCAAGCCTTCTGAAGGTATGTGGGAGATGAAAGGTGATATGGCAGGCGGTGCAGCAGTGATTGCAACCATGGCTTCTGCAGCCAGAGAAGGGATTCCGGTTCATCTGGTAGGATTGGTTCCGGCGACTGAAAATCTTCCTTCTGGCACAGCCTATAAACCAGGGGATATAATCAGGTCATACTCCGGTAAAACAATCGAGATTATGTCCACTGATGCAGAAGGGCGACTGATCTTGGCAGATGCTTTAGGATATGCTCAAAAATATGAGCCGAAAGCTCTCCTGGATATTGCCACCCTGACTGGTGCTTGCGTGATTGCCTTAGGGAATGTGGTGGCAGGACTTATGGGGAATGACCAGCAGCTTCTGAATAAAGTCAAAAAAGCTGGAGAGAAAACCGGTGAAAGGGTATGGGAATTGCCCCTTTATAAAGAATATGATGACCAGATAAAAAGCGATTTAGCAGATATGAAAAATTCAGGGGGCAGGCCTGCCGGGACTATAACTGCAGCTGCATTCTTAAGGAAATTCGTAGGCAAAGCTCCCTGGGCGCATTTAGATATAGCTGGAATGGACTGGGAAGAAAAGGGTAAACCTTATATCCCTAAAGGACCTATGGGGTTCGGTGTACGTCTGTTTTTACAGTTTTTAAGAGAGTGGGATAGAAGGTAA
- a CDS encoding Rrf2 family transcriptional regulator, which translates to MELTKAGDYGFLGIMYLARQPEKRVVRLSEISENEDIPEKFLAKIFQSYTRSGLIKSHRGARGGFSMAKPADKITAKDILESVQGPIYLTRCLNEAESCERKNTCGLRKIWIKSQDHLNNLLEKKTLADLITS; encoded by the coding sequence ATGGAATTAACCAAAGCAGGCGATTACGGATTTTTGGGCATTATGTATTTAGCCAGACAGCCCGAAAAAAGAGTAGTTCGTCTATCTGAGATATCCGAGAATGAGGATATCCCGGAGAAGTTCCTGGCAAAGATCTTCCAGAGTTATACCAGATCAGGACTGATCAAATCTCATCGTGGTGCCAGAGGCGGGTTCTCAATGGCAAAGCCCGCGGACAAGATCACGGCTAAGGATATCCTGGAAAGTGTCCAGGGACCAATCTATTTGACCAGATGTCTGAATGAGGCTGAGTCCTGCGAAAGAAAAAACACCTGCGGCTTGCGGAAGATCTGGATTAAATCCCAGGACCATCTAAATAATCTCTTAGAGAAGAAGACCTTAGCAGACCTTATTACTTCCTGA
- the dcd gene encoding dCTP deaminase has product MPIKSDKWIRQMALKKEMIKPFSTGRIKRGKISYGLSSYGYDIRVADEFKVFTNVNTTIVDPKNFDPRSLVDVKGNFCIIPPNSFVLARTVEYFKIPRNILTICLGKSTYARCGIIVNVTPFEPEWEGYATLEISNTTPLPAKIYANEGIAQIIFLESDEECETSYKDKKGKYQAQKKITLPRM; this is encoded by the coding sequence ATGCCTATTAAATCGGATAAGTGGATTCGCCAGATGGCTTTAAAAAAAGAGATGATAAAGCCTTTCTCTACAGGTCGGATCAAAAGAGGAAAAATCTCTTATGGGTTATCTTCTTATGGTTACGACATCAGGGTGGCAGATGAATTCAAGGTTTTCACCAACGTGAACACCACAATTGTTGATCCGAAGAATTTTGACCCACGCTCTTTAGTAGACGTGAAAGGGAATTTTTGTATCATTCCTCCAAATTCATTTGTCCTAGCCCGGACCGTGGAATATTTTAAAATCCCCAGAAATATATTAACCATTTGCCTTGGAAAGTCTACCTACGCTCGCTGTGGCATAATTGTCAACGTCACTCCTTTTGAGCCGGAATGGGAAGGGTATGCCACGTTAGAGATCTCCAATACCACACCTCTGCCAGCTAAAATCTATGCGAATGAAGGGATTGCTCAAATAATCTTCTTAGAGTCGGACGAGGAGTGCGAGACCTCCTATAAGGATAAAAAGGGGAAGTATCAGGCGCAGAAAAAGATTACTTTGCCGAGGATGTGA
- a CDS encoding pyruvate ferredoxin oxidoreductase subunit gamma: protein MLKEIRIHGRGGQGVVTAAELLAVAAFEDGKYAQAFPTFTSERMGAPVQSFVRIADHKVRARNQIYEPDFLIIQDYTLIGAVDLLKGLKADGLVLVDTEKSSEDVGLKTKSRILTIPASRIAMEILGRPIQNTTLMGAFAGATGLISLEAIKRSVMERFPGELGKKNVMAVEKAYELLKGAKNA from the coding sequence ATGCTAAAAGAGATAAGGATTCATGGTAGAGGAGGTCAGGGCGTGGTTACTGCGGCTGAGCTTTTAGCTGTTGCCGCTTTCGAAGATGGTAAATATGCCCAGGCTTTCCCTACCTTTACCAGCGAGAGGATGGGTGCACCGGTTCAATCTTTCGTCCGTATAGCAGATCATAAGGTAAGAGCCAGAAACCAGATCTACGAGCCGGATTTTCTGATTATTCAGGATTATACCCTTATCGGCGCTGTCGATTTGCTAAAAGGGTTGAAAGCAGATGGGCTGGTGCTCGTAGATACCGAAAAAAGTTCGGAAGACGTTGGCTTGAAAACCAAATCCAGGATTTTGACCATTCCTGCATCCAGGATTGCTATGGAGATATTGGGTAGACCCATCCAGAATACCACTTTGATGGGAGCTTTTGCCGGCGCGACCGGGCTTATTTCCCTGGAAGCAATCAAGAGAAGCGTTATGGAGCGCTTCCCAGGAGAGCTTGGGAAAAAGAACGTGATGGCTGTGGAAAAAGCCTATGAATTGTTGAAAGGAGCAAAGAATGCCTAA
- a CDS encoding 4Fe-4S binding protein, translated as MPKPEGTVSKPGSSKAYKTGAWRIKKPVFKQVKCNDCRICVAVCPDGVIFGSNKKYWADLDYCKGCGICVEECPLKDIELIVEVK; from the coding sequence ATGCCTAAACCAGAAGGGACGGTCTCCAAGCCGGGCTCAAGCAAGGCTTATAAGACCGGTGCCTGGAGAATCAAGAAGCCGGTTTTTAAACAGGTGAAATGCAACGATTGCCGTATCTGTGTGGCAGTATGTCCGGATGGTGTAATCTTCGGTTCAAATAAGAAATACTGGGCAGATTTGGATTACTGCAAAGGGTGCGGAATCTGCGTGGAGGAATGTCCTTTAAAAGATATCGAGTTGATCGTGGAGGTTAAATAA
- the porA gene encoding pyruvate ferredoxin oxidoreductase codes for MKKVIEGSMAVAEAVKVCRPHVISAYPITPQTHIVENLSQFVADGELKAEFLNVESEFGAASVVLGASATGARAYSATTAQGLLLMVEVLFNIAGLRLPVVITCTNRAVSAPINIWNDQQDAMTIRDSGWIMLFAEDNQEAADMHLQAFKIGEHPEIMLPVMVNMDGFILTHAFEPIEFIDQKMADEFLPPFKPELYLTPKNPLTFGVLAEPDWYMETRYRLQKAIEASTDMIEEVADQFKKTFGRYQGGLVEKYRLDGAETVIVSMGSVVGTIKEVVDALRDKGKKIGVLKIRTFRPFPKEAIYDALKNVKNVIVMEKAISLGATGILYDEIKAALYGKPSQPKVSGFIAGLGGRDIPKESIMKVIEKGEAGISDNVFVDLKENLIGGK; via the coding sequence ATGAAAAAAGTTATCGAAGGGTCAATGGCAGTAGCGGAGGCGGTTAAAGTCTGTCGTCCGCACGTGATCTCCGCTTATCCCATTACTCCCCAGACCCATATCGTGGAGAATCTTTCTCAATTTGTGGCAGATGGGGAGCTGAAAGCAGAGTTCTTAAATGTGGAGAGTGAATTTGGAGCAGCCTCAGTGGTCTTAGGTGCCTCGGCCACAGGTGCCAGGGCTTATTCAGCCACAACTGCTCAGGGGCTACTTTTGATGGTTGAGGTTTTGTTTAACATAGCGGGGTTGAGATTGCCGGTGGTTATTACCTGCACTAATCGAGCAGTTTCCGCTCCGATAAACATCTGGAACGACCAGCAGGATGCGATGACGATAAGAGATTCTGGCTGGATAATGCTTTTTGCGGAGGATAACCAGGAAGCCGCAGATATGCACCTGCAGGCTTTCAAAATCGGAGAGCATCCGGAGATAATGCTGCCGGTGATGGTCAATATGGACGGGTTTATCCTGACGCACGCTTTTGAACCGATTGAGTTCATTGATCAGAAGATGGCAGACGAATTTCTGCCTCCTTTTAAGCCTGAGTTATACCTGACACCAAAGAACCCTTTAACCTTCGGGGTCTTGGCAGAACCGGACTGGTACATGGAGACCAGGTATAGACTGCAGAAAGCGATTGAGGCTTCCACAGATATGATCGAAGAGGTTGCAGACCAGTTCAAAAAGACGTTTGGAAGGTATCAGGGCGGTCTGGTCGAGAAATACAGATTAGATGGAGCAGAGACTGTAATCGTGTCCATGGGTTCAGTTGTCGGAACGATAAAGGAAGTGGTTGATGCGCTCAGAGACAAGGGCAAAAAAATCGGAGTACTGAAGATAAGAACATTCAGGCCTTTCCCTAAAGAGGCTATTTATGATGCCTTGAAGAATGTCAAAAACGTGATCGTTATGGAAAAAGCTATCTCCTTAGGAGCAACCGGGATTTTGTATGACGAGATAAAAGCTGCCTTATACGGCAAACCGAGCCAGCCCAAAGTCTCAGGCTTTATCGCTGGTCTGGGTGGAAGAGATATCCCCAAGGAGTCCATAATGAAAGTAATCGAAAAGGGCGAAGCCGGAATTTCGGACAACGTCTTTGTCGATTTAAAAGAAAACCTCATTGGAGGAAAATAA
- a CDS encoding thiamine pyrophosphate-dependent enzyme, with protein MTIEKKEKEEILESQLAPGHKACTGCGLALAARTVMNTAGKDVIVTAATGCLEVFSTSYPQSAWKMPWIHSLFENSAAVAAGIEVALKALGREKEAKIIAQGGDGATADIGIGCLSGMFERGHNILYVCYDNEAYMNTGVQRSGLTPFEAWTSTSPSGKVSWGNPTEKKNMPAIAAAHGIPYVATASVAYLKDLEKKVKKALDIVGPKYLQIHAPCPLGWAHEPWDTIKVAKLAVQTGLIPLYEMENGVITSVRKIAKKAPVEEYLKLQGRFKHLFKKPGFEKELERIQAMADATIKKFNLM; from the coding sequence ATGACAATAGAGAAAAAAGAAAAAGAAGAGATCCTCGAAAGTCAGCTTGCTCCAGGGCACAAGGCATGTACCGGCTGTGGGTTAGCCCTGGCTGCCAGGACTGTTATGAATACAGCCGGCAAGGACGTGATTGTTACTGCAGCTACCGGGTGTCTGGAGGTCTTCTCCACTTCCTACCCGCAGTCTGCCTGGAAAATGCCCTGGATTCACTCCTTGTTTGAGAACTCAGCCGCAGTGGCAGCAGGGATAGAGGTGGCTTTAAAAGCTCTGGGTAGGGAGAAGGAAGCGAAAATCATCGCCCAGGGCGGAGATGGAGCAACTGCGGACATAGGGATAGGTTGTCTTTCCGGGATGTTTGAAAGAGGGCATAACATCCTGTACGTCTGCTACGACAACGAAGCTTATATGAATACCGGAGTGCAGAGAAGCGGATTGACTCCTTTTGAAGCCTGGACCTCTACCAGCCCCTCTGGAAAAGTCTCCTGGGGAAACCCGACTGAAAAGAAGAATATGCCGGCTATAGCCGCAGCTCATGGGATACCTTATGTGGCAACTGCATCAGTTGCCTATCTAAAAGATCTGGAGAAGAAAGTAAAGAAGGCTCTGGATATCGTTGGTCCAAAATATTTACAAATTCACGCACCCTGCCCTTTGGGTTGGGCACACGAGCCCTGGGATACCATTAAAGTGGCTAAACTTGCAGTTCAAACCGGACTTATTCCTCTTTACGAGATGGAAAATGGAGTAATCACCTCGGTTCGTAAAATAGCCAAGAAAGCGCCGGTTGAGGAATATTTAAAGCTTCAAGGACGATTCAAACATCTGTTCAAGAAGCCTGGTTTTGAGAAGGAGCTGGAGAGAATTCAGGCGATGGCAGATGCGACTATAAAGAAATTCAATCTGATGTGA